One Paraburkholderia sp. IMGN_8 DNA window includes the following coding sequences:
- a CDS encoding thioesterase family protein — translation MNKPAPAARAAYPHFLPITTRWMDNDVYGHVNNVVYYSYFDTVVNEYLIRAGVLDFEHGATIGLVVETYCNYFAPLVFPDRVDAGLRVVRLGTSSVRYEVGLFKEGEDQPAAQGHFVHVYVDRATRRPVTLPAQLRAALEPLTVATVAE, via the coding sequence ATGAATAAACCCGCACCGGCCGCGCGCGCGGCGTACCCGCACTTTCTGCCGATCACGACGCGCTGGATGGACAACGACGTCTACGGCCATGTGAACAACGTCGTCTATTACAGCTACTTCGATACGGTGGTGAACGAGTATCTGATCCGCGCCGGTGTGCTCGATTTCGAGCACGGCGCGACGATCGGCCTCGTGGTCGAGACGTATTGCAACTATTTCGCGCCGCTGGTGTTTCCCGACCGGGTCGACGCGGGCTTGCGGGTCGTGCGGCTCGGTACGTCGAGCGTACGTTACGAAGTGGGGCTGTTCAAGGAAGGCGAAGATCAACCCGCCGCGCAAGGTCATTTCGTGCATGTTTATGTGGATCGCGCGACGCGTCGTCCGGTGACGCTGCCGGCGCAATTGCGCGCCGCGCTCGAACCGCTGACCGTGGCAACGGTGGCGGAATAG
- a CDS encoding branched-chain amino acid ABC transporter permease, with protein sequence MQSFVINLLNGVSYGLLLFMLSAGLTLIFSMLGVLNFAHASFYMLGAYVGFSVAAHAGFWPALVIAPLIVGVIGAAMERWLLRRVRPHGHLAELLLTFGAAYLLGETVKLGWGLSALSASVPAALEGPLFTVYGAAFARYRAFMMAVSLAMLAVLYAVLRVSKAGLIVRAALTHASAVEALGHNVPRVFTGVFAAGTALAALAGVIGAPLFVIEPAMAESVGSIVFVVVVIGGLGSLSGALAASLIVGCVQTFAVASDVSLGDVMSAFGASLPSAWDALTLAQLAPLIPYLLLIAMLALRPRGLFGRRDDHA encoded by the coding sequence GTGCAGTCGTTCGTCATCAATCTGCTGAACGGGGTCAGCTACGGGCTGCTGCTGTTCATGCTGTCGGCGGGCCTGACGCTGATTTTCAGCATGCTAGGCGTGCTGAATTTCGCGCACGCGAGCTTCTATATGCTCGGGGCGTACGTCGGGTTTTCGGTGGCGGCGCATGCGGGGTTCTGGCCGGCGCTGGTGATCGCGCCGCTGATCGTCGGTGTGATCGGCGCGGCGATGGAACGCTGGCTGTTGCGTCGCGTGCGTCCGCACGGTCATCTTGCCGAGTTGCTGCTCACCTTCGGCGCGGCCTATCTGCTCGGCGAAACAGTCAAGCTCGGCTGGGGCTTGAGCGCACTCAGCGCGAGCGTACCGGCCGCACTCGAAGGTCCGTTGTTCACCGTCTACGGCGCGGCCTTTGCGCGCTATCGGGCGTTCATGATGGCCGTGTCGCTGGCGATGCTCGCGGTGCTCTACGCGGTGTTGCGCGTGTCGAAAGCCGGGTTGATCGTGCGCGCCGCGCTCACGCACGCGAGCGCCGTCGAGGCGCTCGGCCACAACGTGCCGCGCGTGTTCACCGGCGTGTTCGCGGCAGGCACGGCGCTCGCCGCGTTGGCCGGCGTGATCGGCGCGCCGCTCTTCGTGATCGAACCGGCGATGGCGGAGTCGGTCGGGTCGATCGTCTTCGTGGTAGTCGTGATCGGCGGGCTCGGCTCGTTGAGCGGGGCGCTCGCGGCTTCGCTGATCGTCGGCTGCGTGCAGACTTTTGCGGTGGCAAGCGATGTTTCGTTGGGCGACGTCATGTCGGCATTCGGAGCATCGCTGCCGTCCGCATGGGATGCGCTGACGCTCGCGCAACTCGCGCCGCTGATCCCTTATCTGCTGCTGATCGCGATGCTGGCGCTGCGCCCGCGCGGACTCTTCGGCCGGCGTGACGACCATGCGTGA
- a CDS encoding branched-chain amino acid ABC transporter permease, whose translation MRELRESAESPVIPSRSRWRLIAPWLALVAFLTVPPLVWPQSWLLAYLAQSATMIVFALSYNLLLGETGLLSFGHAAYSGLGALVAAQVFNRIGVPLVLLPLVGGIGGALCGVLFGFVSTRRAGTAFAMITLGIGELVAAAAWTLPDWFGGAAGVPIDRASGPMLGRWSFGPASQAYALIALWCVLATAAMFALSRTPFMRLANAVRDNPARAAAIGCYPRRIRYGVVVLSAFFAGIAGTLGLINVELVSTESVGMMRSGAVLIATVIGGTAAFFGPVAGAIVLTFFSVAMASVTRAWLFYLGLFFIVVVVAAPDGLAGFVQRHTARVADYGWRVCSKAYLWGTASALLWTLAVVLAVQWAYAAQFGADDGAAFNVVGVPMATASSHLWLGIAVCILAVLGVLAAHCAARARARLVALRRAPITGDAR comes from the coding sequence ATGCGTGAACTACGCGAATCGGCCGAATCGCCCGTGATTCCGTCTCGCTCGAGGTGGCGCCTGATCGCGCCGTGGCTCGCGCTCGTTGCCTTCCTCACGGTGCCGCCGCTTGTCTGGCCGCAAAGCTGGCTGCTCGCCTATCTCGCGCAGAGCGCGACGATGATCGTTTTCGCGCTTTCGTACAACTTGTTGCTCGGTGAAACAGGGCTGCTGTCGTTCGGCCACGCCGCCTATTCCGGGTTGGGCGCGCTCGTTGCCGCGCAAGTGTTCAACCGGATCGGCGTGCCGCTGGTGTTGCTGCCGCTGGTGGGCGGCATCGGCGGCGCGTTGTGCGGCGTGTTGTTCGGTTTCGTCTCGACGCGACGTGCGGGTACCGCGTTCGCGATGATCACGCTCGGCATCGGCGAACTCGTCGCGGCGGCCGCGTGGACATTGCCCGACTGGTTCGGCGGTGCGGCCGGCGTGCCGATCGATCGCGCGAGCGGGCCGATGCTGGGGCGCTGGAGTTTTGGCCCCGCGTCTCAGGCCTATGCGTTGATCGCGCTGTGGTGCGTGCTGGCGACTGCCGCGATGTTCGCGCTATCGCGCACGCCGTTCATGCGGCTCGCCAACGCCGTGCGCGACAACCCGGCGCGCGCCGCGGCGATCGGCTGCTATCCGCGCCGCATCCGCTACGGCGTGGTGGTGTTGTCGGCATTTTTTGCGGGTATCGCGGGGACCTTGGGGTTGATCAATGTCGAACTGGTGTCGACCGAAAGCGTCGGCATGATGCGTTCGGGCGCGGTGCTGATCGCGACGGTGATCGGTGGAACGGCGGCGTTTTTCGGACCGGTGGCGGGCGCTATCGTCTTGACGTTTTTCAGCGTTGCGATGGCGAGCGTCACGCGGGCGTGGCTGTTCTATCTGGGGCTGTTCTTTATCGTGGTCGTCGTGGCTGCGCCCGATGGCCTCGCGGGCTTCGTGCAGCGGCACACCGCTCGCGTCGCCGACTACGGCTGGCGCGTGTGCAGCAAGGCTTATCTATGGGGCACAGCGTCTGCGCTGCTGTGGACGCTCGCCGTCGTGCTTGCTGTGCAGTGGGCGTACGCCGCGCAATTCGGCGCGGACGACGGCGCGGCTTTTAACGTAGTCGGCGTGCCGATGGCAACGGCCTCGTCGCATCTATGGCTGGGCATAGCGGTTTGCATCCTCGCGGTACTCGGCGTACTCGCGGCGCATTGCGCGGCGCGCGCGCGAGCACGCCTTGTCGCGTTGCGCCGCGCGCCGATAACCGGGGACGCACGATGA
- a CDS encoding ABC transporter ATP-binding protein: MTALLDIQGLNAWYGASQALHGVTLRLDAGEVLALVGRNGSGRSTLARAIMGLVRSEGELRFAGHSLGGLRTFEIARLGLGYVPEHRDVFPTLSVHENLQLGVAPRDRGRTPRFAFDDAYELFPVLRERKRTRAGALSGGEQQMLTLARTLLGDPDLLVIDEPGEGLASQVMGQIAQCLRMLRDRGVAMLLIEQRLVIAQDIASRVAVMGHGEIVFDGVLASFLKRPDVMQEWLGVG; this comes from the coding sequence ATGACGGCCCTGCTCGACATTCAAGGACTGAACGCCTGGTATGGCGCGAGCCAGGCGTTGCATGGCGTCACGCTGCGGCTCGACGCGGGCGAAGTGCTCGCGCTGGTCGGGCGCAACGGTTCCGGTCGCTCGACGCTGGCGCGCGCCATCATGGGCCTCGTGCGTAGCGAGGGCGAGCTGCGCTTTGCCGGCCATTCGCTCGGCGGGCTGCGCACGTTCGAAATCGCCCGTCTGGGGCTCGGCTATGTGCCCGAGCATCGCGATGTGTTTCCGACGCTGAGCGTCCACGAGAATCTGCAACTCGGCGTCGCGCCGCGTGACCGAGGCCGCACGCCGCGTTTCGCCTTCGACGACGCCTACGAACTATTCCCTGTCTTACGCGAACGAAAACGCACGCGTGCCGGCGCATTGTCGGGCGGCGAGCAGCAGATGCTGACCTTGGCCCGAACGCTGCTCGGCGACCCTGATCTGCTGGTGATCGACGAACCCGGCGAGGGCCTCGCGAGCCAGGTGATGGGGCAGATCGCGCAGTGTCTGCGGATGCTGCGCGATCGCGGCGTGGCGATGCTGCTGATCGAACAGCGGCTTGTGATCGCGCAAGACATCGCCAGCCGTGTCGCGGTGATGGGGCATGGCGAGATCGTTTTCGATGGCGTACTCGCTTCGTTTCTGAAGCGGCCCGACGTGATGCAGGAATGGCTCGGCGTGGGTTAA
- a CDS encoding ABC transporter ATP-binding protein — translation MIPALALYGIEKRFGATQILRGVDLAIEPGERHALIGPNGAGKSTLFNLIAGGARPNAGRIDMFGAEITRLAPAAITRRGLARSFQTTSVFARLSVFDSLRCAAMLAERDRTRWWQRFGGSRTVDARAEQVLDAVGLSARRHIQAGTLSYAEQRALDLGLALAGGAHTLLLDEPTAGMNRAEAARAIELIRQTTAGRTLLMVEHDMDAVFGLADRISVLVQGRIIATGTPSAIRADAAVRAAYLGDGFGA, via the coding sequence ATGATCCCTGCCCTCGCGCTTTACGGCATCGAGAAACGCTTCGGCGCGACGCAGATTCTGCGCGGCGTCGATCTCGCGATCGAGCCAGGCGAGCGTCACGCGCTGATCGGCCCGAACGGCGCCGGCAAGTCGACGCTCTTCAATCTGATCGCCGGCGGCGCGCGGCCGAACGCCGGGCGCATCGACATGTTCGGTGCGGAAATCACACGCCTGGCGCCGGCCGCGATCACGCGTCGTGGCCTCGCGCGCAGCTTCCAGACCACTAGCGTGTTCGCGCGGCTGAGTGTGTTCGACAGCTTGCGTTGTGCAGCGATGCTTGCCGAGCGCGATCGCACGCGCTGGTGGCAGCGCTTCGGCGGTTCACGCACGGTCGATGCGCGCGCCGAACAGGTGCTCGACGCAGTCGGGCTGAGCGCACGCCGGCACATCCAGGCCGGCACGCTCAGCTATGCGGAGCAGCGCGCGCTCGATCTCGGTCTTGCACTGGCGGGTGGCGCGCACACCTTGCTGCTCGACGAACCGACCGCCGGGATGAACCGCGCCGAGGCCGCGCGCGCGATCGAACTGATTCGCCAGACGACCGCCGGCCGCACATTACTGATGGTCGAGCACGACATGGACGCCGTGTTCGGTCTCGCCGACCGCATCTCTGTGCTGGTGCAAGGCCGCATCATCGCGACCGGCACGCCGTCGGCGATTCGCGCGGATGCGGCGGTGCGCGCCGCCTACCTCGGTGACGGTTTCGGCGCATGA
- a CDS encoding iron-containing alcohol dehydrogenase — protein sequence MAYIYYLTHIHLGYDALSQLPSECARIGIKRPLLITDKGVVAAGIVQRALDALKFGDVPVFDDTPSNPTEAMVLAAAVRYRDEGCDGLIAVGGGSSIDLAKGVAIAATHPGALTQYATIEGGSPKITEAAAPLIAVPTTAGTGSEVARGAIVILNDGRKLGFHSWHLLPKSALCDPALTLGLPPGLTAATGMDAVAHCIETFLALAFNPPADGIALDGLERAWANIERATTDGSDRAARLNMMSASMQGAMAFQKGLGCVHSLSHPLGGLVMNGRTSLHHGTLNAVVLPAVLRFNETADTVVAEKRYARMRRVMGLPENADLAQALFDMTARLGLPTGLKQMGVDESVFDKVIQGALADHCHRTNPREATADDYRRMLTESL from the coding sequence ATGGCCTACATCTACTATCTGACCCATATCCATCTTGGCTACGACGCGCTGTCGCAACTGCCGTCGGAATGCGCGCGAATCGGTATCAAGCGGCCGTTGCTGATTACCGACAAGGGCGTGGTTGCAGCCGGCATCGTCCAGCGCGCGCTCGATGCGTTGAAGTTCGGCGACGTGCCGGTGTTCGACGACACACCGTCGAATCCGACCGAAGCGATGGTGCTGGCGGCCGCCGTGCGGTATCGCGACGAAGGCTGTGACGGGTTGATCGCGGTGGGCGGCGGATCGTCGATCGATCTGGCCAAAGGTGTGGCGATCGCGGCCACACACCCAGGCGCGCTAACCCAGTACGCGACCATCGAAGGCGGCAGCCCGAAGATCACCGAGGCCGCCGCGCCGCTGATCGCCGTGCCCACCACCGCGGGCACCGGCAGCGAAGTCGCGCGCGGCGCGATCGTGATTCTGAACGACGGCCGCAAGCTCGGCTTCCACTCGTGGCATCTGCTGCCGAAATCGGCGTTGTGCGATCCGGCGCTCACGCTCGGGCTGCCGCCCGGTTTGACCGCCGCGACCGGCATGGACGCGGTCGCGCACTGCATCGAAACTTTCCTCGCGCTAGCCTTCAATCCGCCCGCGGACGGCATCGCGCTCGACGGCCTGGAGCGCGCGTGGGCCAACATCGAACGCGCGACGACGGACGGCAGCGATCGCGCAGCACGCCTGAACATGATGAGCGCGTCGATGCAAGGCGCGATGGCATTCCAGAAAGGCCTCGGCTGCGTGCATTCGCTGTCGCATCCGTTGGGCGGCCTGGTGATGAACGGGCGCACGTCGCTGCATCACGGCACGCTGAATGCGGTCGTGTTGCCGGCAGTACTGCGCTTTAACGAAACCGCCGACACCGTGGTCGCCGAAAAGCGCTATGCACGGATGCGTCGCGTGATGGGTTTGCCGGAGAACGCGGATCTTGCGCAGGCGCTGTTCGACATGACCGCGCGGCTCGGTTTACCGACGGGGCTGAAGCAGATGGGCGTCGACGAAAGCGTGTTCGACAAAGTGATCCAGGGCGCGCTGGCCGATCACTGCCATCGCACGAATCCGCGCGAAGCGACAGCCGACGACTACCGCCGCATGCTGACCGAGTCGCTTTAA
- a CDS encoding NUDIX domain-containing protein — translation MTQYQFCPRCATPLIERADAEHEGGRVRQTCPDAECGYVHWNNPLPVVAAIVEYEGKILLARNAAWPEGMFALITGFLENGETPEEGIAREVLEETSLHTETVELIGVYEFIRKNELIIAYHVKAYGMIALSPELLEYRLIEPAKLRPWRAGTGQALGEWMRRRGLPFEFVERPGQ, via the coding sequence ATGACTCAATATCAATTTTGTCCACGCTGTGCCACGCCCCTGATCGAGCGCGCCGACGCCGAGCACGAAGGCGGCCGCGTGCGCCAGACCTGTCCCGATGCGGAATGCGGCTACGTCCACTGGAACAATCCGCTGCCGGTGGTGGCCGCGATCGTCGAGTACGAGGGCAAGATTCTGCTCGCGCGCAACGCCGCGTGGCCGGAAGGCATGTTCGCGCTGATTACCGGTTTTCTGGAGAACGGCGAGACGCCGGAAGAGGGCATCGCCCGCGAAGTGCTCGAAGAAACCTCGCTGCATACGGAGACGGTCGAGCTGATCGGCGTATACGAATTCATCCGCAAGAACGAGTTGATCATCGCGTATCACGTGAAGGCATACGGGATGATCGCGTTGTCGCCGGAATTGCTCGAATACCGGCTGATCGAACCGGCCAAGCTGCGTCCGTGGCGCGCGGGCACCGGTCAGGCGCTCGGCGAATGGATGCGTCGGCGCGGCTTGCCGTTCGAGTTTGTCGAAAGGCCTGGGCAATAG